In Cucurbita pepo subsp. pepo cultivar mu-cu-16 unplaced genomic scaffold, ASM280686v2 Cp4.1_scaffold000134, whole genome shotgun sequence, the following proteins share a genomic window:
- the LOC111783952 gene encoding plant UBX domain-containing protein 10, whose product MSLPDMVDVADKLAYFQAITGLEDPEICTEILAAHGWDLERAVSSFTSTNSESSASAAVDGGGGGGGDDHFDPATRQILDRPEQQENAAPAPSLAWKIITLPISVISGSLGLVSGAVGLGLWAAGGILSYSLGVIGLGSGSGQNAESSARLVSVSAAASEAIDFVSAFERDYGTTRPNFVGEGFMDALQRSRNAFKLLFVYLHSPDHPDTPLFCGRTLCSETIAAFVNENFVSWGGSIRASEGFKMSNSLKASRYPFCAVVMAATNQRIALLQQVEGPKTAEEMLVILQRVLEESSPVLVSARLDAEERRNNVRLREEQDAAYRAALEADQARERQRREEQERLEREAAEAERKRKEEEEARERAAREAAEREAALARMRQEKAMSLGAEPDKGPNVTQVLVRFPTGERKERRFHSSASIQTLYDYVDSLGCLEADGYNLVSNFPRVVYGTEKLSLSLKEAGLHPQASLFVELTS is encoded by the exons ATGTCCTTGCCGGATATGGTTGATGTTGCTGATAAATTAGCCTATTTCCAAGCGATTACAGGCTTAGAAGATCCCGAAATCTGCACTGAAATCCTTGCTGCTCACGGTTGGGACCTTGAACGGGctgtttcttcttttacttCCACCAATTCGGAATCCTCTGCTTCCGCCGCCGtcgatggtggtggtggtggtggcggcgACGATCATTTTGACCCTGCGACGCGCCAAATCCTCGACAGACCGGAACAGCAAGAAAATGCCGCTCCGGCCCCGAGTTTGGCTTGGAAAATCATTACACTTCCGATTTCTGTGATTTCTGGTAGTTTAGGGCTTGTTTCGGGTGCTGTTGGTTTGGGATTATGGGCTGCTGGTGGGATTCTTTCGTATTCTCTTGGAGTGATCGGGTTAGGGTCTGGTTCTGGCCAGAACGCTGAGTCGTCGGCTCGGTTGGTTTCTGTGTCTGCTGCAGCATCGGAGGCTATTGATTTTGTGTCGGCGTTTGAGAGGGATTATGGGACGACTAGACCGAATTTTGTGGGGGAAGGGTTCATGGACGCGTTGCAACGTTCGAGAAATGCGTTTAAGCTCTTGTTTGTTTACCTGCACTCTCCTGATCATCCGGATACCCCATTGTTCTGCGGTAGGACCTTGTGTTCGGAGACTATTGCAGCGTTTGTGAATGAGAATTTTGTTTCGTGGGGAGGGAGTATTCGCGCTAGTGAAGGTTTTAAGATGAGTAATAGCTTGAAAGCATCGAGATACCCATTTTGTGCCGTGGTTATGGCAGCTACAAATCAAAGGATCGCATTGCTTCAGCAG GTCGAGGGACCAAAAACTGCTGAAGAAATGCTAGTGATTCTACAGAGAGTTCTTGAAGAAAGTTCTCCTGTTCTGGTTTCAGCAAGGCTTGAtgcagaagaaagaagaaataacgTGCGATTAAGGGAGGAACAAGATGCTGCTTACAGAGCGGCCCTTGAAGCAGATCAA GCCAGGGAACGACAAAGGAGAGAGGAGCAAGAGCGTCTGGAAAGAGAAGCCGCTGAAGCtgagaggaagaggaaagaggaagaagaagctcGTGAGAGAGCTGCTCGTGAAGCTGCAGAAAGAGAGGCTGCTTTAGCCAGAATGCGGCAGGAGAAAGCAATGTCACTTGGTGCTGAACCTGACAAAGGACCTAATGTTACACAA GTGTTGGTGCGGTTCCCTACTGGAGAACGCAAGGAAAGGAGGTTCCACAGTAGCGCATCGATCCAAACTCTCTATGACTACGTCGATTCCTTGGGTTGTTTGGAGGCTGATGGTTATAATCTGGTTTCAAACTTCCCTCGAGTTGTTTATGGCACCGAGAAGCTCTCCTTATCCTTGAAAGAAGCTGGACTGCACCCTCAGGCCAGTCTTTTTGTGGAGCTAACCTCATAA
- the LOC111783939 gene encoding serine/threonine-protein kinase WNK8-like, translated as MSCGSDLMSGNSEADDREIVEKDPTGRYIRYDEILGKGAFKTVYRAFDEVGGIEVAWSQVDIEDVLQSPEQLQRLYSEVHLLKSLKHENIIKFYCYWVDDKNKTINMITELFTSGSLRQYRRKHRKVDLKAFKNWARQILRGLTYLHGHNPPIIHRDLKCDNIFVNGNTGDVKIGDLGLAIVMQQPTARSVIGTPEFMAPELYDEEYNELVDIYSFGMCMLEIVTCEYPYSECKNSAQIFKKVTSGIKPASLEKVLDPQVKQFIEKCLVPAPMRLPASELLKDPFLATESPKEHSFEPLRLSNEQFKSENPPVLASHSMDTDHNCSKFSGSVVSSVKSDNDISQFSTLELQRLTETNELTLKGDMTDHNTISFHLRIAELCGKSKNIHFAFYLDSDTSLAIALEMVEQLELSNEDATVIAKLIDELIAKFVPDSKPCPNYYHGQNTTHSSSESETQEDKTFIPPFFSEMVLSSPMVGGAGNNRTHFTKVEDQENLQSIISCASLDFNHSTISDYSTGKGTMDFDAVGSISTMIDFANPSLISSCSGMSKEMSSSNFSSLSLEERDHQDELKMEIDAIDLQYHQCLCELSRMREEAIESAKKRWMSKKKAPAF; from the exons ATGAGTTGCGGTTCGGATTTGATGTCTGGGAACTCCGAGGCTGATGATCGTGAGATTGTAGAGAAGGATCCAACAGGACGATACATTCGg tacGATGAGATTTTGGGTAAAGGGGCATTCAAGACAGT ATACAGAGCATTCGACGAAGTCGGTGGAATCGAAGTTGCTTGGAGCCAAGTTGACATTGAAGATGTTTTGCAGTCACCAGAACAGCTTCAGAGATTATATTCTGAGGTTCATCTGCTGAAGTCGTTGaaacatgaaaatataatcaaattcTATTGCTATTGGGTTGATGATAAGAACAAGACTATCAACATGATTACAGAATTGTTCACTTCTGGGAGTTTGAGGCA ATATCGAAGGAAGCATAGGAAAGTTGACTTGAAAGCCTTCAAGAATTGGGCGAGGCAGATTCTGCGAGGTTTGACGTATTTACATGGTCACAACCCTCCAATTATTCATAGGGATTTGAAATGTGATAATATATTTGTCAATGGAAATACGGGAGATGTTAAAATTGGAGATCTCGGTTTGGCGATTGTCATGCAGCAGCCTACTGCTCGAAGTGTAATTG GCACTCCAGAGTTCATGGCTCCAGAACTTTATGATGAGGAGTATAATGAGCTTGTTGATATCTATTCTTTTGGCATGTGCATGTTGGAAATTGTGACTTGTGAATATCCATATAGTGAGTGCAAAAATTCTGCCCAAATATTCAAGAAGGTTACTTCG GGTATAAAGCCTGCTTCCCTCGAAAAAGTGCTGGATCCCCAAGTTAAGCAGTTCATAGAGAAGTGTCTGGTTCCAGCACCCATGAGACTACCTGCAAGTGAACTCTTGAAAGATCCATTCCTTGCAACTGAAAGTCCCAAGGAGCATAGTTTTGAACCTTTAAGGTTATCGAATGAGCAGTTCAAATCTGAAAATCCTCCTGTGCTAGCTTCTCATTCAATGGACACAGACCATAACTGCAGCAAATTCTCAGGCTCAGTGGTCTCATCTGTCAAAAGCGATAACGACATTTCTCAGTTTTCAACTCTCGAACTTCAGAGGCTCACCGAGACTAATGAATTGACGCTGAAAGGGGACATGACTGATCATAATACAATTTCGTTCCATTTGCGCATTGCTGAACTATGCG GTAAATCTAAGAATATCCATTTTGCCTTCTATCTCGACTCTGATACTTCATTGGCTATTGCTTTGGAGATGGTTGAACAACTCGAACTGTCGAATGAAGACGCGACTGTCATAGCGAAATTAATCGATGAATTAATTGCCAAGTTTGTTCCCGACTCGAAACCATGTCCAAACTATTATCACGGACAAAACACTACACACAGTTCTTCTGAAAGTGAAACTCAAGAGGACAAGACCTTCATTCCTCCTTTCTTCTCTGAGATGGTACTATCATCTCCCATGGTGGGTGGTGCAGGGAACAACCGGACGCATTTCACCAAGGTGGAAGATCAAGAAAACCTGCAGTCGATCATTTCGTGTGCATCACTCGACTTCAATCACTCAACTATCTCAGATTACAGCACAGGAAAAGGAACAATGGATTTCGATGCTGTTGGATCTATTTCGACGATGATCGATTTTGCAAACCCATCTCTAATCTCCTCCTGCTCGGGAATGTCGAAAGAAATGAGTTCGTCGAACTTTTCAAGTCTTTCTCTGGAAGAAAGAGATCACCAAGATGAACTGAAGATGGAGATTGATGCCATTGACTTGCAGTACCATCAGTGCCTTTGTGAACTGTCAAGAATGAGAGAGGAAGCAATAGAGAGTGCGAAGAAGAGGTGGATGTCAAAGAAGAAAGCTCCTGCTTTTTGA
- the LOC111783941 gene encoding uncharacterized protein LOC111783941 — MCRSTDYRNLGGDRLKIKAFFVRFSHLEALDPPPESLTLFFLPRIDEASLEIDGLKIRPDSPAFVSLHRVLLRSSRMRKDVVFGSRERVRASEGAQFVVCLREKKVVQGVFRKSDDGEWRMDCKCALESSIAGAAGARAEVCVDLEGEVAMFEKVVLEVRRRKKRGFCGLEEIPEGREVDGDCDGCGCCCGEDGEGDGGEDGGENGVEMEVEGDQWAVDLGIWAVCFGVGSLVLWAAQSKTLRRKRIF, encoded by the coding sequence ATGTGCAGGTCGACGGATTACCGGAATCTCGGCGGCGATCGCCTCAAAATCAAGGCATTCTTTGTTCGATTTTCGCATCTGGAAGCCCTAGATCCACCACCGGAGTCGCTCACTCTGTTCTTCCTCCCTCGCATTGACGAGGCCAGCCTTGAAATCGATGGGCTTAAGATCCGGCCGGACTCGCCAGCGTTTGTCTCTCTTCATCGAGTCCTCTTGCGGTCGTCGAGGATGAGGAAGGATGTGGTGTTCGGGAGTAGAGAGCGAGTTCGAGCGAGCGAAGGCGCGCAGTTCGTGGTGTGCTTGAGGGAGAAGAAAGTCGTGCAAGGTGTTTTCAGGAAGAGCGACGATGGAGAGTGGAGAATGGACTGTAAATGCGCGCTTGAATCTAGTATCGCCGGAGCGGCGGGCGCGAGGGCGGAGGTTTGCGTGGATCTCGAAGGAGAGGTGGCGATGTTTGAGAAGGTGGTTCTGGAAGTgagaaggaggaagaagagagggtTCTGTGGACTGGAGGAGATTCCGGAGGGACGAGAAGTGGATGGTGATTGCGATGGATGTGGTTGTTGTTGTGGAGAGGACGGAGAGGGCGACGGCGGTGAAGACGGCGGAGAGAATGGGGTGGAGATGGAAGTAGAGGGGGACCAATGGGCCGTGGATTTGGGCATTTGGGCCGTGTGTTTCGGAGTTGGATCCTTAGTCTTGTGGGCCGCTCAATCCAAAACACTGAGACGCAAACGAATTTTTTGA
- the LOC111783942 gene encoding uncharacterized protein LOC111783942, producing the protein MAMVNPRQDERAGAEIAYGPEECYRKSVELLKELGFPSGVMPLQELEECGIVKETGFIWMKQKKPYEHFFETTNSRVAYATEVTAYVEKLKMKKMTGVKTKQLLLWVPISEMSIDDPKGKKICFKTPMGIGKSYPVTAFMVDEEKNKYLEKVEE; encoded by the coding sequence ATGGCGATGGTCAATCCCCGACAAGACGAGCGAGCCGGAGCAGAAATTGCCTACGGGCCCGAAGAATGCTACCGAAAATCGGTGGAGCTGTTAAAGGAACTAGGGTTCCCGAGCGGCGTGATGCCGTTGCAGGAGCTCGAGGAATGTGGGATTGTGAAGGAGACAGGGTTCATTTGGATGAAACAAAAGAAGCCCTACGAGCATTTCTTCGAGACGACGAACTCGAGAGTTGCGTACGCGACGGAGGTGACTGCGTACGTGGAAaagttgaagatgaagaagatgacggGGGTGAAGACGAAGCAGCTACTTTTGTGGGTTCCGATTTCGGAGATGAGTATTGATGATCCTAAGGGGAAGAAGATTTGCTTTAAAACTCCAATGGGGATTGGAAAATCTTATCCTGTTACTGCGTTCATGGTGgatgaagagaagaacaagtATTTGGAGAAGGTTGAGGAATGA
- the LOC111783976 gene encoding methionine gamma-lyase-like, which translates to MAEVKMWWDKNKKLKPTAPPPPPTVTWRPEGEEDPAASLAAARPEFGEHGGVNLSIENSITFTVMEAEMMRKMFEGELGLEQDFFIYSRHFNPTVMALGRAMAALEGTEAAYCTSSGMAAVSSVLLQLVSSGGHIVASRTLYGGTHALLSHFLPRVCNITTSFVDVKDHAMVRDAMVKGKTKVLYFETVANPTLTVANVPELSRMAHEKGVTVVVDNTFSPMIISPTRLGADVVVHSCSKFISGGADIIAGAVCGSKKLVNSMMDLHQGTLMLLGPTMNAKVASELSQRVPHLALRMKEHSHRALVFAQRMKNLGLKVIYPGLKDHPDHHLLSSIANKDYGYGGVLCIDMGTEERANRLMNLLQNHTHFGLLAVSLGYFETLMSCSGSSTSSEMNVEEKELAGISPGLIRMSVGYVGTLEQKWSQLEKALLKLNI; encoded by the exons ATGGCTGAAGTAAAAATGTGGTgggacaagaacaagaagttGAAGCCCACAGCTCCACCGCCGCCACCGACCGTGACATGGCGGCCGGAGGGGGAGGAGGATCCAGCTGCTTCTCTGGCAGCGGCCCGGCCGGAGTTTGGAGAGCATGGCGGTGTGAACCTATCAATCGAAAACTCGATAACGTTCACGGTGATGGAAGCGGAGATGATGCGTAAGATGTTCGAAGGGGAGTTGGGTCTGGAACAAGACTTCTTCATCTACAGCCGCCATTTCAACCCGACCGTGATGGCCCTTGGACGAGCGATGGCGGCGCTGGAAGGGACTGAGGCGGCGTATTGCACGTCCAGTGGGATGGCGGCTGTTTCATCTGTTTTGCTGCAGCTTGTCAGCTCCGGTGGCCATATTGTTGCATCCAGGACGCTCTATGGCGGCACTCATGCGTTGCTCTCCCATTTCCTGCCGAGGGTCTGCAACATTACGACGTCGTTTGTGGATGTCAAGGACCATGCCATGGTTCGAGATGCCATGGTGAAGGGCAAGACGAAG GTGTTGTATTTCGAGACGGTGGCAAACCCGACACTGACAGTGGCAAACGTCCCCGAGCTCAGTCGGATGGCGCATGAGAAGGGAGTGACAGTGGTGGTCGATAATACATTCTCGCCAATGATAATCTCACCGACGAGGCTCGGTGCTGACGTCGTGGTTCATAGCTGCTCCAAGTTCATCAGCGGCGGAGCCGACATAATTGCCG GTGCGGTTTGTGGGTCGAAAAAATTAGTGAATTCCATGATGGACCTTCACCAAGGCACCCTAATGCTTCTTGGGCCAACAATGAACGCCAAAGTTGCATCAGAACTCTCTCAAAGAGTCCCTCATTTAGCCCTCCGAATGAAAGAGCACTCCCACAGGGCTTTAGTTTTTGCTCAAAGAATGAAGAATCTTGGCCTCAAAGTCATATACCCTGGCCTCAAAGATCACCCTGACCACCATCTTCTAAGCTCCATAGCCAACAAAGACTACGGCTACGGCGGAGTTCTATGCATCGACATGGGGACCGAAGAGCGAGCCAATAGACTCATGAATCTCCTTCAAAACCATACTCATTTCGGTCTCTTAGCTGTAAGCTTGGGCTACTTCGAGACCCTCATGTCGTGCTCAG GTAGTAGCACGAGTAGCGAGATGAACGTCGAGGAGAAGGAGCTCGCGGGGATTTCTCCGGGATTGATTAGGATGTCTGTTGGATATGTTGGAACCCTAGAGCAGAAATGGAGCCAATTGGAGAAGGCATTACTAAAGCTGAATATTTGA